From a single Micromonospora sp. WMMD1102 genomic region:
- a CDS encoding ISAs1 family transposase: MATIADPRSPRGARYPLVGLLTVAVCAVTAGASSFAAIADWLHDLDDLARARLGFIRAVPAATTIWRLLTRLDADLLATVLADWLRTRVPPPVTPRPRRYRIVIAIDGKTMRGARRADGSRVHLLSALDTSTGIVLAQVTVAAKSNEIPAFTPLLDAVEQVLGSLDGLIFVADALHTQTSHATEVAARGADLLIPVKGNQPTVFAQLKALPWAQVPVGDRRRETGHGRRETRTVKALTVATPGGLLFPHAEQAVRITRTRTLKGKTTRETAYYTISLPAEHAQPADLQSWARNEWLIENQVHHVRDVTFREDLHQARTGTGPAIMATLRNTAASYHRTNGDTNIARATRRADRRPHDLITAMTSSYPRTQ, from the coding sequence TTGGCCACCATCGCGGACCCCCGGTCCCCGCGTGGGGCGCGTTACCCGCTCGTCGGGCTACTGACCGTCGCGGTGTGCGCCGTGACCGCCGGCGCATCATCGTTCGCGGCCATCGCGGACTGGCTGCACGACCTCGATGACCTCGCCAGGGCCCGGCTCGGGTTCATCCGCGCCGTCCCGGCCGCGACCACGATCTGGCGGCTGCTGACCAGGTTGGACGCTGACCTGCTGGCCACCGTGCTCGCCGACTGGCTGCGTACCCGCGTCCCGCCTCCGGTCACGCCCCGACCTCGGCGGTACCGGATCGTCATCGCCATCGACGGCAAGACCATGCGCGGCGCCCGCCGCGCCGATGGCAGCCGGGTCCACCTGCTGTCCGCGCTGGACACCAGCACCGGCATCGTGCTCGCTCAGGTCACCGTGGCCGCGAAAAGCAACGAAATCCCCGCGTTCACCCCACTGCTGGACGCGGTCGAACAGGTTCTGGGTAGCCTGGACGGCCTCATCTTCGTGGCCGACGCCCTCCATACACAGACCAGCCACGCGACCGAGGTCGCCGCTCGCGGCGCCGACCTGCTCATCCCGGTCAAAGGTAACCAGCCGACCGTGTTTGCCCAGCTCAAGGCCTTGCCCTGGGCCCAGGTCCCGGTGGGTGACCGACGCCGCGAAACCGGTCACGGCCGGCGGGAGACCCGCACGGTCAAGGCGCTCACCGTAGCCACCCCCGGCGGTCTGCTGTTCCCTCACGCCGAGCAGGCCGTCCGGATCACCCGCACCCGCACCCTCAAGGGCAAGACCACCAGGGAAACCGCCTACTACACCATCTCCCTCCCCGCCGAGCACGCCCAACCCGCGGACCTGCAGTCCTGGGCCCGAAACGAGTGGCTGATCGAGAATCAGGTCCATCATGTCCGCGACGTCACGTTCCGTGAAGACCTCCACCAAGCCAGAACCGGCACCGGCCCCGCAATCATGGCGACGCTACGTAACACCGCGGCCAGTTACCACCGCACCAACGGCGATACCAACATCGCCCGCGCCACCAGACGCGCCGACCGTCGCCCGCACGACCTCATCACTGCAATGACCAGCAGCTACCCCAGAACGCAATGA